In a genomic window of Vibrio gigantis:
- a CDS encoding APC family permease: MSNETQGKMGVTGIALFTLCAVLVVDTLTASASIGVSAIGWWVLMLVFFVIPYGLITSELSTTYPGEGGIYDWVKQAFNFKWAVRTTWFYWINVGLWMPAVYIMFAGMFAELFMPGLSLWGQIAICILLTWLTVWICNVSADIGVWVTNIGAVLKIIVISTLGVGGFIYAMKNGVANEFTLPAMMPSLDSAVSFLPAIVFNLMGFELVATMTKEMKDVRDMPKAVFLSIGITAFLYIFGTVGILMALPVESIGLVSGLIDTFKTLFGDGVFGTAMVYIFGTFALLTLIGNMVSWTMGASRAAAEAAQEGELPAPVAKVSEKGSPVGANNITGTVSTVVILSYALFAQGNDDLFWSIFAFSSCIFLLPYLFMFPAYLKLRVVDGQRERPFKVPGGMAAQWVMSIVCFFVILQAVILFIFPEALDLTVADWGYTGPVLIGVIATVLAGEWILLGALKRKKQQGSDDNDTADTQDKKEAQA; this comes from the coding sequence ATGAGTAACGAAACGCAAGGAAAAATGGGGGTTACGGGAATTGCACTCTTTACACTGTGTGCAGTTTTGGTGGTCGACACATTAACCGCGTCAGCCAGTATTGGTGTCAGTGCCATTGGTTGGTGGGTATTAATGCTGGTCTTCTTTGTAATCCCATATGGCCTAATTACTTCCGAATTGAGTACCACCTACCCGGGTGAAGGTGGGATATACGATTGGGTAAAACAAGCCTTCAACTTTAAATGGGCAGTGAGAACAACGTGGTTTTACTGGATTAACGTTGGTTTATGGATGCCAGCGGTATACATCATGTTTGCAGGCATGTTTGCCGAACTCTTCATGCCGGGCCTGTCTTTATGGGGCCAAATCGCCATCTGTATATTGCTTACATGGTTAACAGTTTGGATCTGTAATGTGTCAGCTGATATCGGTGTTTGGGTCACGAATATTGGTGCGGTATTAAAAATCATCGTGATCAGCACATTAGGCGTAGGTGGCTTCATCTATGCAATGAAAAACGGTGTTGCTAACGAGTTTACGTTACCCGCGATGATGCCTTCATTGGATTCTGCCGTCTCTTTCTTACCTGCGATTGTGTTCAACCTAATGGGCTTTGAATTGGTTGCAACCATGACTAAAGAAATGAAAGATGTCCGCGACATGCCTAAGGCCGTCTTCCTTTCTATCGGTATCACCGCTTTCTTATACATCTTCGGTACGGTAGGCATCTTGATGGCGCTTCCTGTCGAAAGCATTGGCTTAGTATCTGGCCTTATCGACACCTTCAAAACACTCTTTGGTGATGGCGTATTTGGTACTGCCATGGTCTACATCTTCGGAACTTTCGCTCTGTTAACGCTTATCGGCAATATGGTGAGTTGGACAATGGGTGCAAGCCGAGCAGCAGCTGAAGCCGCTCAAGAAGGTGAGCTTCCAGCACCAGTCGCGAAAGTCTCAGAGAAAGGCTCCCCAGTTGGTGCAAACAACATCACGGGTACAGTATCAACGGTCGTTATCCTGTCTTATGCACTGTTTGCACAAGGTAATGATGACCTATTCTGGTCGATATTTGCCTTCTCTAGCTGCATCTTCCTACTTCCTTATCTGTTCATGTTCCCAGCCTACTTAAAGCTTCGTGTGGTTGATGGTCAACGTGAACGTCCATTTAAAGTACCGGGCGGCATGGCGGCTCAATGGGTCATGTCCATTGTTTGTTTCTTCGTCATCCTTCAAGCCGTGATTCTATTTATCTTCCCTGAGGCGCTTGATTTAACCGTTGCTGATTGGGGATACACAGGACCTGTTTTGATTGGCGTGATTGCTACCGTTCTTGCTGGTGAGTGGATTCTATTAGGCGCTCTAAAGCGTAAGAAACAGCAAGGCTCGGACGATAACGACACAGCCGATACGCAAGATAAAAAAGAAGCTCAAGCATAA
- the argF gene encoding ornithine carbamoyltransferase yields MKLPSSSATELNKSNLEHMVSMKDFSVEEMDNMMELMTHLKQARKDNAIPPLFKGKSVGMIFEAGSTRTRVSFEVAATLLGGHALFLSPKDIHLGGKESIDDTSRVLSRMCDIIMARTNSPETLDGLLEMSTVPVINGLDTRFHPTQMLADLYTIREHITDGRKLSDLTLAFMGDATDVCRSLMLTCAKYGMGFKQIGPKKYHMEQEWIDMALNFCEESGGTIEITDDVERISDCDVVYGDSFYWVTQMDEKEERLAAFMPNYVITEELMAKARPGAMLLHCLPANDKEEVTRGALESEYSVAFDEAENRLTAQMAILVYFTHKDAVIPTQETVKHHEEKISSFLSTL; encoded by the coding sequence ATGAAATTACCTTCTTCTAGCGCAACTGAACTAAATAAATCAAACCTAGAGCACATGGTTTCCATGAAAGATTTCTCTGTAGAAGAGATGGACAACATGATGGAGTTGATGACTCACCTGAAACAGGCGCGTAAAGACAATGCAATCCCGCCACTGTTCAAAGGCAAATCGGTAGGAATGATTTTCGAAGCGGGTTCTACGCGTACGCGTGTTTCTTTCGAGGTGGCGGCAACATTGCTGGGTGGTCATGCGCTATTCCTATCACCCAAAGACATTCACTTAGGTGGTAAAGAGTCGATTGATGACACCTCTCGTGTGCTATCTCGTATGTGCGACATCATCATGGCTCGTACTAATAGCCCTGAAACACTAGATGGCCTACTTGAAATGTCGACTGTGCCAGTGATCAACGGCCTTGATACTCGTTTCCACCCAACTCAAATGCTAGCGGATCTCTACACGATCAGAGAGCACATCACAGATGGACGTAAATTGTCCGATTTAACATTGGCATTCATGGGCGATGCGACAGATGTGTGTCGTTCGCTGATGTTGACGTGTGCTAAGTACGGTATGGGCTTCAAGCAAATTGGTCCTAAGAAATACCACATGGAACAAGAGTGGATCGACATGGCGCTGAACTTCTGTGAAGAGTCTGGTGGCACGATTGAAATTACTGATGATGTAGAGCGCATCAGTGATTGTGATGTGGTGTACGGAGACAGCTTCTACTGGGTAACGCAAATGGATGAGAAGGAAGAGCGCCTTGCGGCATTCATGCCTAACTATGTGATTACCGAAGAGCTAATGGCTAAGGCTCGTCCGGGCGCAATGTTGCTGCACTGCCTACCTGCGAATGACAAAGAAGAAGTGACGCGCGGCGCACTAGAAAGTGAATACTCAGTAGCATTCGATGAAGCTGAAAACCGACTAACAGCGCAGATGGCGATTTTAGTGTACTTCACACATAAAGATGCGGTTATCCCAACACAAGAAACTGTTAAGCATCATGAAGAAAAAATCAGCAGCTTCTTAAGTACTCTGTAG
- the arcC gene encoding carbamate kinase, translating to MSKPIIVVAVGGNALLQRGEVMSCENQKKSIAQTAGSLAELSKDYRLVVVHGNGPQVGLLSLQNNAYKDCPPYPFDVLGAETQGMIGYLIQQGLNAAIKDRFTTTILTRIVIDENDPAIADPTKFIGPVYTEDQAKQLAEANQWVVKPDGAHWRRVVPSPSPKEVLEIKAIKDLLQKEHLIICGGGGGAPVVEKDGAYIGFEAVIDKDMTAALIAEEIGAEHLLILTDGSHVCLDWGTPKEEKLENVSVEQMKKYSFPAGSMGPKVDACCQFVEKTKQHGHIGDLSSALEIIEGKTGTHIKA from the coding sequence ATGTCGAAGCCTATTATTGTTGTTGCTGTCGGTGGAAATGCTTTACTACAGCGTGGTGAAGTAATGAGTTGCGAAAACCAAAAAAAGAGCATCGCGCAAACCGCCGGTTCTTTAGCTGAACTCAGTAAAGACTACCGTTTAGTGGTGGTGCACGGAAACGGCCCTCAAGTAGGGCTGCTCTCATTACAGAACAATGCTTACAAAGACTGTCCACCTTATCCATTTGATGTACTTGGCGCTGAGACTCAAGGAATGATTGGCTACCTTATTCAGCAAGGGTTGAACGCTGCGATTAAAGACCGCTTTACAACCACCATTCTGACTCGAATTGTTATTGATGAGAATGATCCTGCTATTGCCGACCCTACCAAATTTATTGGCCCTGTATACACAGAGGATCAAGCAAAACAACTCGCAGAAGCTAACCAATGGGTTGTAAAACCCGACGGCGCGCACTGGCGTCGTGTGGTTCCATCCCCTTCGCCAAAAGAAGTGCTAGAGATAAAAGCCATCAAAGACTTGCTACAGAAAGAGCACTTAATTATCTGTGGCGGTGGCGGTGGCGCTCCAGTCGTCGAAAAAGATGGCGCGTATATTGGTTTTGAAGCGGTAATCGATAAAGACATGACCGCTGCGCTCATCGCAGAAGAAATCGGCGCAGAGCATTTGTTGATCCTCACCGACGGTTCTCATGTTTGTTTAGATTGGGGAACCCCAAAAGAAGAGAAACTTGAAAACGTATCCGTAGAACAAATGAAAAAATACTCGTTCCCGGCCGGTTCTATGGGGCCGAAGGTCGACGCATGTTGTCAGTTTGTTGAAAAAACAAAACAACACGGACACATTGGTGACCTGTCGAGCGCATTAGAGATCATAGAAGGAAAAACAGGGACACATATTAAGGCGTAA
- a CDS encoding TetR/AcrR family transcriptional regulator has translation MRKVTTEEKLIRIHDAVVQLMERREATDISMYDVAKECGMATSTVYHHYPNIENLFHNLLDDVFVDFDSLLGKCIDAEHVNHWTDINRMIETAYVNYYNNHPIAKKLILGRHTFTELGHADTENDLILGKEVETIYRQFFDVPQLPQSINVFAISLQVADKIYSLSYRQHGHITPELANEAIRLTESYLQLYIPHICPKTIRTH, from the coding sequence ATGCGCAAAGTAACAACCGAAGAAAAATTAATTCGAATTCATGATGCTGTTGTGCAACTAATGGAACGCCGTGAAGCTACCGATATATCGATGTACGATGTTGCCAAAGAGTGTGGAATGGCAACATCCACGGTTTATCATCACTATCCAAATATAGAGAATTTATTTCACAACCTATTAGATGATGTATTTGTCGATTTTGACTCTTTGTTGGGTAAATGTATTGATGCTGAACATGTTAATCATTGGACTGATATCAATCGTATGATTGAAACAGCCTATGTGAATTACTATAACAATCATCCAATTGCTAAGAAGCTTATTTTAGGTCGGCATACATTTACAGAACTAGGGCATGCGGACACCGAAAATGACTTAATTCTGGGTAAAGAAGTAGAAACGATTTATCGACAGTTCTTTGATGTTCCTCAGTTACCGCAATCAATCAATGTCTTCGCTATCTCACTGCAAGTCGCTGATAAAATATACTCTTTGTCGTATCGTCAGCATGGTCACATCACCCCAGAGCTTGCTAATGAAGCCATCCGGCTAACGGAATCCTACCTACAATTGTACATTCCTCACATTTGCCCTAAAACGATACGAACCCACTAG
- the ulaR gene encoding HTH-type transcriptional regulator UlaR encodes MNEAQRHRSLLDHLNSHTFITTNDYVKMLDISLSTARRDITKLAEEGKLKKIRNGAEVINHDSPLAATHVPSSFIPKEKDIECYAAKQRIAKAAADMCEEHDSIIVSGSNTTFLMGEHLLHRDVQVVTNFMPLAYQLISQDHQSIIILGGQYLPERQITISPDEEAADDHKSRFVFFTGTGVTAAGIHTSDLLVYMAEKKLLEYGDRIVALIDSSKVGKHGGKLLTCTSKLDTLITDEGADQQTLDSLRQQGVNVVVV; translated from the coding sequence ATGAATGAAGCTCAACGTCATAGAAGCTTGCTTGACCATTTAAACAGTCACACTTTTATTACGACAAATGACTACGTAAAAATGTTAGATATCTCTTTATCAACGGCTCGTAGAGACATAACTAAGCTGGCAGAAGAAGGTAAGCTAAAGAAGATTCGTAATGGTGCAGAAGTGATCAACCATGATTCGCCATTGGCTGCCACACACGTTCCAAGTAGCTTTATTCCTAAAGAAAAAGATATTGAGTGCTACGCAGCCAAACAACGGATTGCCAAAGCAGCTGCAGATATGTGTGAAGAGCACGATAGTATTATTGTTAGCGGAAGTAACACCACCTTTCTGATGGGGGAACACCTTCTTCACAGAGATGTTCAAGTTGTGACTAACTTTATGCCGCTGGCCTACCAGTTGATCAGTCAAGATCATCAGAGCATCATTATTTTGGGTGGTCAGTATCTGCCTGAACGTCAAATTACGATTTCGCCCGATGAAGAAGCCGCAGACGATCACAAGAGTCGCTTTGTGTTCTTTACCGGTACGGGTGTAACGGCTGCTGGTATCCATACATCTGATTTATTAGTGTATATGGCAGAGAAGAAGCTTCTAGAGTATGGCGATCGCATTGTTGCGCTAATTGATAGCAGTAAAGTGGGTAAGCACGGTGGAAAACTGCTCACGTGCACATCCAAATTAGACACTTTGATTACTGATGAAGGTGCCGATCAACAGACACTCGACTCATTACGCCAACAAGGGGTTAATGTTGTCGTAGTCTGA
- the aguA gene encoding agmatine deiminase — translation MKKLIETTPKHDGFRMPGEHEPHSEIWMAWPERTDNWRNGAKPAQAVFTDVATKISHTTPVTMLASSEQYDNAVSRLPEDIRVLEISTDDSWMRDIGATYVVDDSGERRGVDWEFNAWGGFVDGLYSPWNRDNQVAQKMCETIRDSRYRAPIVLEGGSIHVDGEGTLYTTEECLLHESRNPEMSKEELTEVLCEHLNVEKVIWLPRGLYNDETNGHVDNILHVVKPGEVVLTWCDDKNDPQYEISKEAYDYITSQTDAKGRQIKVHKLPMPGPLFMTEEEAAGIDIADGMEREAGERLAASYANYLITNNQIVLPLLDKRYDNDVIGILEDIYPGYEVNGVPAREILLGGGNIHCITQQVPRV, via the coding sequence ATGAAAAAACTGATTGAGACTACTCCAAAACATGATGGCTTCAGAATGCCAGGGGAACACGAGCCACACAGCGAAATTTGGATGGCTTGGCCTGAACGTACGGATAACTGGCGCAATGGAGCAAAACCAGCACAAGCGGTGTTTACAGACGTTGCTACCAAGATAAGCCATACAACACCAGTCACCATGCTAGCTAGCTCTGAGCAATACGATAACGCGGTATCGCGTTTACCTGAGGACATTCGAGTGTTGGAAATCTCGACGGATGACTCCTGGATGCGCGACATCGGCGCGACTTATGTGGTCGATGACAGCGGTGAACGCCGAGGCGTGGATTGGGAATTCAATGCCTGGGGCGGTTTTGTCGATGGTTTGTATTCGCCGTGGAATCGTGACAACCAAGTCGCTCAAAAGATGTGTGAAACCATTCGTGATTCTCGATACCGCGCTCCAATCGTTCTAGAAGGTGGTTCAATCCACGTTGATGGAGAGGGCACACTCTACACAACAGAAGAGTGCTTACTGCACGAAAGCCGCAACCCAGAGATGAGCAAAGAAGAGCTGACGGAAGTGCTTTGTGAACACCTCAATGTTGAGAAGGTGATTTGGCTGCCTCGTGGTTTGTATAACGATGAAACCAATGGCCACGTGGACAATATCCTTCATGTCGTGAAGCCCGGTGAAGTGGTTCTAACGTGGTGTGATGACAAGAATGACCCTCAATATGAGATCAGCAAAGAAGCTTATGACTACATCACCAGTCAGACCGATGCCAAGGGCCGTCAGATAAAGGTACATAAGCTGCCAATGCCAGGCCCTCTGTTCATGACAGAAGAAGAAGCAGCAGGCATTGATATCGCTGATGGCATGGAGCGTGAAGCGGGTGAGCGTTTAGCGGCATCGTATGCCAATTACCTGATTACCAATAACCAAATTGTGTTGCCGCTTTTGGATAAGCGCTATGACAACGATGTTATCGGGATCTTAGAAGATATTTATCCAGGCTACGAAGTGAACGGCGTCCCAGCTCGAGAAATTTTGTTAGGTGGCGGCAATATCCACTGCATCACCCAACAAGTACCAAGAGTTTAG
- the nfsA gene encoding oxygen-insensitive NADPH nitroreductase, whose translation MNSTIETILGHRSIRQYTDQPIDKQHLDLIVQAGLAASSSSLLQAVSIVRVTDKDKRKLLAEYAGNQAYVENAAEFLVFCIDYQRHAQINPEVKTDFTELTLIGAVDSGIMAQNCMLAAESLGLGGVYIGGLRNSAQQVDELLELPQHTAVLFGMCLGHPAQQPEIKPRLPAHVVMHENQYQPLSLDEIARYDDSMQSYYANRSSNQKQSSWSQQITQKLSGESRPHILPYLNSKQLTKR comes from the coding sequence ATGAATAGCACGATTGAGACCATTTTGGGGCATCGCTCCATTCGCCAATATACGGATCAACCTATAGATAAGCAGCACCTCGATTTAATTGTTCAGGCAGGCCTTGCCGCATCGTCATCGAGCTTATTACAGGCTGTTTCCATCGTTAGAGTGACAGATAAAGATAAGCGTAAACTGCTAGCCGAATACGCAGGAAACCAAGCTTACGTTGAGAATGCAGCTGAGTTTTTGGTGTTCTGTATCGACTATCAACGCCACGCACAAATTAACCCTGAAGTAAAAACCGACTTTACCGAGCTGACCCTAATTGGTGCTGTCGATTCAGGTATCATGGCGCAAAACTGCATGCTGGCAGCGGAGTCGTTGGGATTAGGTGGCGTATACATTGGTGGCTTACGTAACAGCGCACAACAAGTCGATGAACTGTTGGAACTGCCACAACACACGGCCGTGCTATTTGGTATGTGCTTAGGTCACCCAGCGCAGCAACCTGAGATTAAGCCCCGCCTTCCTGCTCATGTGGTGATGCACGAAAACCAATACCAACCGTTGAGTTTAGACGAAATTGCTCGCTACGATGATTCAATGCAAAGCTACTATGCCAACCGCTCAAGTAATCAAAAGCAAAGCAGTTGGTCACAGCAGATCACTCAAAAGCTATCTGGTGAATCTCGCCCACACATTCTGCCTTATCTGAACAGTAAACAGCTGACCAAGCGATAG
- a CDS encoding aspartate/glutamate racemase family protein, with translation MKTIGLLGGMSWESTMSYYKSINEGVKATLGGLNSAKICMYSVNFDEIEKLQHQGRWAETADILSEAALSVEKGGADFILICTNTMHKVVPEIEEKITVPILHIADTTAQKLLEQGVQKVGLLGTAFTMEQDFYKGRLTDKFGIDVVIPDDGDREKVHNIIYHELCRGEVKEESRAIYRQIIEKLSQQGAEAVILGCTEIALLIQQQHTDVPLFDTTAIHSEAAVRLAIDV, from the coding sequence ATGAAAACGATCGGATTGCTTGGTGGCATGAGTTGGGAGTCGACGATGAGTTACTACAAATCTATAAATGAAGGCGTTAAAGCCACTCTCGGAGGGCTCAATTCAGCAAAGATTTGTATGTACAGTGTGAATTTCGATGAGATAGAAAAGCTGCAGCATCAAGGTCGTTGGGCTGAGACGGCAGACATCTTATCGGAAGCGGCTCTATCTGTTGAAAAAGGAGGGGCGGATTTCATTCTGATCTGTACTAATACCATGCATAAGGTTGTTCCTGAGATAGAAGAAAAGATCACTGTCCCTATCCTTCATATCGCAGATACCACCGCGCAAAAGCTGCTTGAGCAAGGCGTGCAGAAAGTAGGGCTGTTAGGTACGGCGTTTACTATGGAGCAAGATTTCTACAAAGGGCGCCTGACCGATAAATTTGGTATCGATGTTGTTATTCCTGATGACGGTGACAGAGAAAAAGTGCACAACATTATTTATCATGAGTTGTGTCGAGGCGAAGTAAAAGAAGAGTCTAGAGCTATCTACCGTCAAATCATCGAGAAACTAAGTCAGCAAGGCGCTGAAGCCGTTATTCTAGGCTGTACTGAAATCGCCTTACTGATTCAACAGCAACATACAGATGTACCGTTGTTTGATACCACAGCAATTCACTCTGAAGCGGCAGTGCGCTTGGCGATAGACGTTTAA
- a CDS encoding RidA family protein — protein sequence MSADIIKVSRNTEDAPLSPFSTQSVAFSHYNNLSAQLPIDPKTGSLASGSLVDQTKQCLLNIQAIVESIGHRMHDVVRVNVYLKNIADLDTVNEVYASFFQSYTPTCTTLAVADLPLEGAHLQMDAVISNGEGTFPQDACELVKIARNTQNAPVSSLSTQTVAFSHYNHISAQLPIDPQSGNIVVGGAKEHAIQCLKNIKSILESIEVPLDDIVKVNIHVRSFDDLVAINEVYTTFFPDSAIARAVGYMPARSVTVVEGLAMGALVQMDATVSHGDGTPPQAVEDRHGIVIKANNTKAAPISELSTQTVAFSHYNNISAQLPLDPRIGAIVANGAKEQAMQCLENIKQVIEGVGHTMDDIVKLNIQLRFMADLDVLNDVCAGYFEGALPARTVIGVSDIPMGALVQIDAIASNGEGTPPSSN from the coding sequence ATGAGTGCCGATATTATTAAAGTTTCAAGAAATACTGAAGATGCACCATTGAGCCCTTTCTCAACACAATCGGTGGCATTCTCACACTACAATAACCTGTCTGCTCAATTACCGATTGATCCTAAAACAGGTAGCTTAGCCTCTGGATCTTTAGTGGATCAAACAAAGCAATGCCTATTGAACATTCAAGCGATAGTGGAGAGCATTGGACACCGAATGCACGATGTTGTGAGAGTGAACGTATACTTGAAAAACATTGCCGATCTCGACACTGTGAATGAAGTTTATGCATCGTTTTTCCAGTCTTACACACCAACGTGTACGACACTTGCTGTTGCTGATTTACCGCTCGAAGGTGCTCATTTGCAGATGGATGCCGTGATCTCTAATGGTGAAGGTACTTTCCCACAAGATGCTTGTGAGCTGGTAAAAATCGCGAGAAATACCCAAAACGCACCAGTCAGTTCTTTATCGACTCAGACGGTCGCTTTTTCTCACTATAACCATATTTCAGCCCAGCTACCGATTGATCCTCAATCGGGCAATATCGTTGTTGGCGGAGCAAAAGAGCACGCGATTCAATGCTTAAAAAATATCAAATCGATACTGGAAAGCATTGAAGTCCCACTTGATGACATCGTAAAGGTTAACATCCATGTGAGAAGCTTTGATGACCTCGTTGCCATCAATGAAGTGTACACCACCTTCTTCCCTGACTCGGCGATTGCAAGAGCTGTGGGCTATATGCCAGCACGTTCAGTAACTGTTGTTGAAGGCTTAGCGATGGGAGCGTTAGTACAAATGGATGCGACCGTGTCACACGGTGATGGCACGCCGCCACAAGCCGTCGAAGACCGGCATGGGATTGTAATTAAAGCGAACAATACCAAAGCTGCACCTATAAGCGAGCTTTCAACGCAAACCGTGGCCTTTTCGCACTACAACAATATCTCTGCTCAATTACCGCTGGATCCAAGAATTGGAGCGATTGTTGCGAATGGTGCAAAAGAGCAGGCGATGCAGTGTCTAGAAAACATCAAACAAGTGATTGAAGGCGTTGGTCATACAATGGACGACATCGTGAAGCTTAATATCCAATTAAGATTTATGGCCGACTTAGATGTGCTTAATGATGTGTGTGCTGGCTACTTTGAAGGTGCATTACCTGCGCGCACCGTCATTGGGGTGTCTGACATTCCGATGGGAGCCTTGGTGCAAATTGATGCAATAGCTTCTAATGGTGAGGGGACTCCACCAAGTTCTAATTGA
- a CDS encoding phospholipase D family protein, translating into MPVLQRISLTLILAAILGGCSSLPEGIDHPAEPYTSHGPSTLSVLADEYQPASEQATTAVRLQESGWDALAQRLALVESAEDTIDIQYYIWNSDESGRYLASRLLAAADRGVKVRVMLDDINLNEREGLLSALDAHPNVEIRIFNPTPTRRGFSKWLSFLGDFSRLNRRMHNKSFTVDGTLSVVGGRNIGDEYFDLSDEINFRDRDVLVMGTVVTTIQTSFIEYWDSRWSYPVAMLGDEEQPDLSKIDDITVPQYKNYPELPLNRESADSLLKKALDEMTWVNARFAYDRPVPVDSDNTDEPKATAVLLGQLASESQQEILLESAYLVFDDGQLEEWQVLNKSGVEIKALTNSMASNDLVTNHSAYAGRRYDMLEHGIDLFELKPDSKLCEASTQDMSKCAPETAYGLHAKSVVFDRSIASIGSFNFNLRSTYLNTESVLIIDNQAIAEMLADTIEQAMSEDNSWRLELEDGDVYWYSGDQSWDSEPETGKWERMQSGFLQLLPIEKYL; encoded by the coding sequence ATGCCTGTGCTCCAACGCATCAGTTTAACCTTAATTTTAGCCGCTATTCTGGGCGGTTGTTCTTCATTACCAGAAGGCATCGACCACCCTGCAGAACCGTACACCTCTCATGGACCAAGCACTTTGTCAGTTTTGGCAGATGAATATCAACCAGCATCAGAGCAGGCGACAACCGCCGTTCGTTTACAAGAATCCGGTTGGGATGCTTTAGCGCAGCGATTAGCGTTGGTTGAAAGTGCAGAGGACACCATTGATATTCAATACTACATCTGGAACTCAGATGAATCGGGCAGATATCTAGCTAGCCGTTTATTAGCAGCCGCTGATCGTGGTGTTAAGGTTCGAGTTATGTTGGATGACATCAACCTCAATGAGCGTGAAGGGCTATTATCAGCACTCGACGCTCACCCAAATGTCGAGATCCGAATCTTTAACCCAACACCAACGCGCCGTGGTTTCAGTAAGTGGTTGAGCTTCCTTGGCGATTTCTCTCGTTTAAACCGCCGCATGCACAATAAATCGTTCACTGTAGATGGCACCTTGTCTGTGGTCGGTGGACGTAATATTGGTGATGAATACTTCGATCTTTCTGACGAGATCAACTTCCGAGATCGTGATGTATTGGTGATGGGTACCGTCGTTACCACTATCCAAACCAGCTTTATTGAATATTGGGACAGCCGTTGGTCTTACCCTGTCGCTATGTTGGGTGACGAAGAGCAACCAGATCTTTCAAAGATTGACGACATAACCGTTCCGCAATACAAAAACTACCCTGAGTTACCATTAAATCGGGAATCGGCAGATAGCCTGCTGAAAAAGGCTCTTGATGAGATGACTTGGGTGAATGCTCGTTTCGCTTACGATCGCCCTGTGCCTGTTGATTCAGACAATACTGATGAACCAAAAGCAACGGCGGTTCTGTTAGGGCAGCTAGCCAGTGAATCTCAACAAGAGATCTTGCTTGAATCGGCTTACCTAGTGTTTGATGACGGTCAGTTGGAAGAGTGGCAAGTGTTGAACAAAAGCGGCGTTGAGATAAAAGCACTGACTAACTCAATGGCCTCTAATGATCTGGTGACCAATCACTCTGCTTACGCGGGTCGACGCTACGACATGTTAGAACATGGCATCGATTTGTTTGAGTTAAAACCAGATTCCAAGCTGTGTGAAGCATCGACTCAAGACATGTCGAAATGTGCGCCTGAAACGGCCTATGGCTTACACGCTAAATCAGTCGTATTTGACCGCAGTATTGCGAGTATCGGCTCGTTTAACTTCAACCTGCGTTCGACCTACCTAAATACGGAATCGGTATTGATCATCGACAACCAAGCGATTGCTGAAATGCTGGCCGACACCATTGAACAAGCGATGAGTGAAGACAACAGCTGGCGTTTGGAACTTGAAGATGGCGACGTGTATTGGTATTCAGGTGACCAAAGTTGGGACAGCGAACCAGAAACCGGTAAGTGGGAACGAATGCAGTCAGGCTTCCTACAGCTACTGCCGATTGAGAAATATCTGTAA